DNA from Candidatus Methylomirabilota bacterium:
CCTCGCCGAGGCGAACGCGATCGTCGCGGTCGCCGGGATGGAGGGCGCGCTCCCGAGCGTCATCGGCGGCCTCGTGGACCGCCCGGTCATCGCGGTGCCGACGTCCGTCGGGTACGGCGCGTCCCTCGGCGGCATCGCGGCGCTCCTCGCGATGCTGAACTCCTGCGCGCCCGGGGTGTCGGTCGTCAACATCGACAACGGTTACGGGGCCGCGCATCAGGCCAGCCAGATCAACCAGCTCGTCGCGAAAATCCGCTGATGTCCGACATGACGATCTACGCGCGGGGCCGGGCGGGGGCAGCCCTGGGAGACCCGTGTAGTCAGCGGCGGCGGACCCGACGAACCGAAATTATCGCAGCGCAGCACAGCAGTCGTGGTCGAGCAGGGCTGCCCCCGCGCGACCCCGCATGAAGATCGTCTACTTCGATTGTCCGAGCGGGGCGGCGGGGGACATGATCATGGCCGCGCTGGTGGACGCGGGGGCGCCGCTCGACGCGCTGCGTGCCGAGCTCGCGAAGCTCCGGCTCGAGGGCTGGCGGCTCGTCGCCCGCGAGGTGACGAAGGGCGCCTTCCGCGCCACGAAGGTCGACGTCGAGGTGGACCGGCGCGCCCACCACGAGCACCGCTCCCTCGCCGACATCCTCCGGATCCTCGACGCGAGCGCGCTGGCGCCGGCGATCAGGGAGAAGGCCGCGCGCATCTTCACCCGTCTCGCCGACGCGGAGGCGCGCGCCCACGGCACGACGCGCGAGGCCGTCCACTTCCACGACGTCGGCGCCGTGGACGCTATCGTTGACGTGACGGGCGGCGTCGTCGCGCTCCATCTCCTCGGCGCCGAGGCCGTCCACGTGTCGGCGCTCCCGCTCGGGGGAGGTCTCGCCGACGGCCCGCACGGCAAGATCCCCGTGCCCGGCCCGGGCACGGCCGAGCTGCTGCGCGGCTTCCCCGTGGTGGACACGGGGGTGCGGGCCGAGCTCGTGACGCCGACGGGCGCCGCGATCCTGACGACGCTCGCCGCCTCCGCGGGCCGGATGCCGGCGATGACGGTGCTGGCGGTCGGCTACGGCGCGGGCACGATGGACCTGCCGGGGACGCCGAACGTCCTGCGCTGCTTCGTGGGCGAGACGGCGGAGGCCGGCGGCGACGAGACGGTCCTCCAGGTCGAGACGACGATCGACGACATGTCGCCCCAGCTCTACGAGCCCCTCGTCGAGCGGCTCTTCGAGGCGGGTGCGCTCGACGTGTTCCTGACGCCCGTGGTCATGAAGCGCGGGCGCCCCGGCGTCGTCGTCACCGCGCTCGCCCCCCACGACAGGCTCGACGCGGTCTCGCGCGCGCTCTTCGAGGAGTCGCCGACCATCGGCGTCCGCTGGTCGGAGTGGCGCCGCACCCGGCTCGAGCGCGAGATGGTGACGCTCCCGACCGCCTACGGGGCGATCCCGTTCAAGGTCTCGCGCCTCGGCGGGCGCGTCGTGACCGTCACGCCGGAGTTCGTCGAGGTTCTCCGGATCGCGCGCGAGAAGTCGCTGCCGGTGCGCGAGGTGCTCGACCAGGCGCGCGCCGACGGGCGCCGGCTCTTCCAGCCCTAGCTGGGCGCTCGCGCCGCGGAGGTCCGCATGCGCAAGCAGGTCGTCCACACCGACAAGGTCCCGCCGGCGCGCGTGCCTCTCTCCCAGGCCATCAAGGTCGGCGACTGGGTCTTCGCCTCGGGCCAGCTCGGCAACGATCCGCGGACGGGGCGGCTGGCCGCGGGCGGCATCGGGCCCGAGACCCGGCAGGTCTGCGAGAACCTCAAGGCCGTCCTGGAGGCCGCCGGGTCGTCGCTGGACCGGGTGGTGAAGGTGACGATCTACATGGCGGACCTCGGCGAGCTCATGGCGATGAACGAGGTCTTCGGCCGGTACTTCTCCGAGGACCCGCCGGCCCGCACCACCTTTCAGTGCACGGGCCTGATCGCCGGTGCCAGGGTCGAGATCGAGGCCATCGCGACGGTCTGACCGCGGCGGTCGCGAGGCCGTTGACACCGCGGCGGGTGCGGCTTACCCTCTGTCGCGCCAGGCATCAGGTCCGCGCCAAAACCCCCGAATCCCGGAGGACGAGTCGTGAAACTGCCAGTGACGATGACCATCAACGGCCAGAAGCAGAGCCACGAAGTCGAGCCGCGCCTCCTGCTCGTCCACTACATCCGCGAGGTGGTGGGGCTCACGGGGACGCACGTCGGCTGCGACACGAGCCAGTGCGGGGCGTGTGTGATCAACCTGAACGGCCAGGCGGTGAAGTCGTGCACGGTGTTCACGGTGCAAGCCGACGGCGCCAAGATCACGACGATCGAGGGGATGGCGAAGAACGGCGAGCTCCACCCCATCCAGCAGGGCTTCTGGGAGAAGCACGGCCTCCAGTGCGGCTTCTGCACGCCGGGCATGATCATGACGGCAGCCGAGATCCTGGAGCGCTACCCGCGGCCGACCGAGGAGCAGATCCGGCACCAGCTCGAGGGCAACCTCTGCCGGTGCACCGGCTACCACAACATCGTGAAGGCGATCCAGTGGGCGGCCGAGCACATGCCGGCGAAGAAGTAGGGGGACGCCATGGCGACGGTCACCGACGGCCGGCTCTTTGGGAAGTCCATCAAGCGGCGTGAGGACCCGCGCTTCATCACCGGACGCGGGACGTACGTGGACGACGTGAAGCTGCCGGGCATGACCTACGCGGCCTTCGTCCGGAGCCCGCACGCCCACGCGAAGATCAAGGCGATCGACTCCGCGCGGGCGACGAAGGTCCCGGGCGTCCTCGCGGTCTACACGGGTCAGGACGTCAGGGTCGGCGGGCTCCCGTGCGGCTGGATGCTGCCAGGCATCAAGGTGCCGACGCGTCCCGCGCTCGCCCAGGGCAAGACGCGCTACGTCGGCGAGCCCGTCGCGATCGTGATCGGCGAGACGGCGTACGCGGCGAAGGACGGCGCCGAGGCGGTGAAGGTCACGTACGAGGCCCTCCCGGGCGTGAGCGACGGCAAGAAGGCCCACCAGAAAGGCGCCCCGCAGCTCTTCGACGAGATCCCGTCCAACGAGTGCTTCTACTGGACGATCGGCGACAAGGCGGCGACCGAGGCCGCCTTCAAGTCGGCCGCGACCGTCGTCTCCCAGCCGCTCCTCAACCAGCGGCTCATCCCGAACGCGATGGAGCCCCGCGCCTGCCTCGCCTCCTACTCGACGGCGACCGACGAGCTCACGCTCTGGGTGACCTCCCAGAACCCGCACGTCCACCGCCTGCTGATGGCGGCGTTCGTCCTCACGATCCCCGAGACGAAGATGCGGGTGATCGCGCCGGACGTGGGCGGCGGCTTCGGCTCGAAGATCTTCGTCTACAACGAGGAGGTCGTGGTGTCGTGGGCCGCGCGGGCGCTCAAGCGGCCGCTGAAGTGGACCGCCGAGCGCCGCGAGAGCTTCCTCAACGACGCGCACGGCCGTGACCACGTGACCGAGGCCGAGATGGCGTTCGACCGCGACGGGAAGGTCACGGGGCTCCGCGTGAAGACCCACGCGAACCTCGGCGCCTACCTCTCGACGTTCGCGCCGCTGATCCCGTCGTTCCTCTACGGGCCGCTCCTCTCCGGCGTCTACAAGATCCCCGCGATCTTCTGCGAGGTCTGGGGGATGCTCACGAACACGGCGCCCGTGGACGCCTACCGGGGCGCGGGCCGGCCGGAGGCGACCTATCTGCTCGAGCGCCTGATGGACCGCGCGGCGCGGCAGCTGAAGCTCGACCCCGTCGAGCTCCGGCGGAAGAACTTCATCCCGGCGTTCACGGACGGCACGCCCTACCAGACGCCGGTCGCGTTCGCGTACGACAGCGGCAACTACGAGCCGGCGCTCCGCCGGGCGCTCGAGCTCGTCGGCTACGAGCAGACGCGCAAGGAGCAGGCCGCGGGCCGCCGGAGCGGCAAGTACATCGGCATCGGCGTCAGCACGTACATCGAGGCGTGCGGTCCGGCGCCCTCGGCGGTCGCGGGCTCGCTCGGCGCCGGCGCAGGCCTGTGGGAGTCCGGCCAGGTGCGGGTGGATCCGACGGGCACCGTCACCGTCTTCACGGGCTCGCACTCGCACGGGCAGGGCCACGAGACGACGTTCGCCCAGATCGTCGCCGACGAGCTCGGCATCCCGATGGAGCAGGTCGAGGTCGTCCACGGCGACACGGGCCGGATCCCGTTCGGGATGGGCACCTACGGGAGCCGGTCGGCGTGCGTCGGCGGCAGCGCCATCGTCAAGTGCCTCGACAAGATCAAGGAGAAGGGGCGCAAGATCGCCGCGCACCTCCTCGAGGCCGGGGAGCAGGACCTCGTCTTCCAGGGCGGCGCCTGGTCGGTGAAGGGCTCACCCGACAAGAAGAAGGCCTGGGGCGAGGTGGCGCTGATGGCTTACCTCGCGCACAACATCCCGCAGGGCATGGAGCCCGGGCTCGAGGCGACGAGCTTCTACGACCCGGTGAACTTCACGTTCCCGTTCGGCACCCACATCGCCGTCGTCGAGGTCGATCCGGAGACGGGCGCCGTGAAGATCTTGAAGTACGTCGCGGTGGACGACGTGGGCCGGGTCATCAACCCGATGATCGTGGACGGCATGGTGCATGGCGGCATCGCCCAGGGCATCGGCCAGGCGCTCTGGGAGCACGGCGTGTACGCGGACGACGGGCAGCTCGTGACGGCCACGATGATGGACTACGCGATGCCCAAGGCCGATGCGCTCCCGAGCTACGTGACCGATCGCACGGTGACGCCGAGCCCGATCAACCCGCTCGGCGTCAAGGGCGCGGGCGAGACGGGCACGATCGCCTCGACGCCCGCGATCGCGAACGCGGTCATGGACGCGATCGAGCCCTTCGGGGTCAGGCACCTCGACATGCCGCTCACGCCGGGCAAGATCTGGAAGGCCGTCGCGGCCGCCAAGAAGAAGTAGAGGGAGGCGCCACGCATGTATCCCGCCACGTTCCAGTACCACTCGCCGAAGAACGTCAAGGAAGCGCTCGGGCTCCTCGGCAAGCACAAGGACGAGGCCAAGGTCCTCGCGGGCGGCCACAGCCTCATCCCGATGATGAAGCTCCGCCTCGCCCAGCCCAAGCATCTCGTCGATCTGCGCCGGGTTCCGGGGCTCTCGGGCATCAAGGCCGACGGCAAGGCCCTCGCGATCGGCGCCATGACGACCCACTGGGCCATCGAGTCGTCGTCCACCGTCAAGTCGAAGCTCCCCGTTCTCGCCGAGGTCGCGGCGCTCATCGGCGACCCGGCCGTGCGTAACAAGGGGACCATCGGCGGCTCGCTCGCCCACGCCGACCCCGCGGCCGACTGGCCCGCGGCCATCCTCGCGCTCGGCGCGGAGATGGTCTGCGAGGGCCCGAAGGGCAAGCGGAAGGTCGCCGCGGACCAGTGGTTCCTCGGCCTCATGGCGACGGCGCTCAAGGACCGGGAGCTGCTCGTCCAGGTGCGCGTCCCGCTGCTCGCTCCGGGCTCGGGCGCCGCCTACTTGAAGTTCCCGCACCCGGCGTCGCGCTTCGCCGTGGTCGGCGTCTGCGCCGCGGTCACCCTCGACAAGCAGGGCGTCTGCACCAAGGCCAGCGTCGCCGTCACCGGCGCCGGCACCAAGGCCGTGCGGGCCAAGGGCGTCGAGGCGGGGCTCGTCGGCAAGAAGCTCGACGCGGCGGCGATCGAGGCCGCGGCGCAGAAGGCCGCGGAGGGCGTGGACGTGCAGGCCGACCTCCAGGGCTCGGTCGAGTACAAGGCGCACCTCTGCCGTGTCTTCGCGAAGCGCGCGCTCACGGAAGCGGTCAAGCGGGCGCGCGGCTAACGGGCGACGACCGGACGCTTCCCCTCGGAGGGCGCCATGAAGACGCTCCTGTCAGTGCTCACGATCACGCTGTCGATCGTTCCCGCGGTGGCCGCAGGCGACGTCGTTACGGAGTGGAACGAGATCACGCTCGCCACCGCCGCCGCGGCGCGGATCTCGGGGACGGGGGCGAGCCGTATCACGGCGACGGTCCACGCGGCGGTCTTCGACGCCGCGAATTCCGTCGAGGGCCGCTACGCCTCGTACAAGATCAAGGTCGCGGCCGCTCCCGGCGCCTCGGCTGAAGCCGCCGCCGTGGCCGCGGCCTACACGGTTCTGACGCGACTGATCCCCGACCAGAAACCCGGTCTCGATGCGGCCTATGCGAGGTCGCTGGGGCGCATCGCCGGCGGCGCCGGCAAGGACCAGGGCCTCGCGATCGGCCAGAAGGTGGCGACCGAGCTCGTCGCCCTGCGAGCCAACGACGGCGCCAGCGCGCCGAACGTCTATCGGCCGATCACGGTCCCGAGCGTCTATACCATGACGACGCTCCCGATCGCGACGCACTGGGGCGGCGTGACGCCCTGGGTGCTCCAGCGCGGCTCGCAGTTCCGCCCGGGACCGCCGCCCGCCCTGACGAGCGCCGAATGGGCGCGTGACGTCAACGAGGTCAAGGATCTCGGAGGAAGGACGAGTCAGCTCCGGACGGCGGAGCAGACGGACATCGCGCGCTTCTGGGTGGTCGTCGGCCCGGCGAGCTGGGACCCGGTCGTGCGGCAGCTCGCGGCGGCGCCCGGACGGAGCCTGCTGGAGAACGCGCGCCTGTTCGCGCTCGCCGAGATGGCGGCCGCCGACGCGTACATCGCTGTCTTCGACGCCAAATACGCGTTCAACCTCTGGCGTCCGATCACGGCGATACGCAACGGCGACGCGCACGGCAACGCCGCCGTCACCCGGATACCGGACTGGGAACCTCTCGTGGACACCCCGCTGCATCCCGAGTATCCGTGCGCGCACTGCATCACGTCCGCCGCGATCGCGGCCGTCCTCGAAGCGGAGTTCGGCGCCGGACCCGCTCGCGAGATCACGATGACGAGTCCGACCGCGCCCGGTGTCGTGCGCCGGTGGACCACCTTCAACGCGTACACCGACGAGGTGTCGGAAGCCAGGATCTACGGCGGCATCCATTACCGCACCTCGGCCACGGTCGGTCAGGCGATGGGCCGACTGATCGGCGCGTTCGCCGCCCAGCAGTACCTGAAGCCCGCGCGGTGAGAAGGAGCCGTCCCCGCATCCGGTGATCGCGGCGGTCGTCCTCGCGGCGGGGCTCGCGCGGCGGATGGGGCGCCAGAAGCTCCTCCTTCAGCTCCAGGGCAAGCCCGTCGTGCGCTGGGCGGTCGAGCGCGTCGCGCCGCACGCGGGCGAGGTCGTCGTGGTCACGGGCCAGGACGACGTCGCGATCCGCGAGGCGCTCGCGGGGCTCGCGGTCCGCTTCGCCGTCAATCCGACTCCGCAGGCCGGGCAGGGAAGCTCGATCGCCGTGGGCGTCGCGGCGCTCCCGCCGTGGACACGCGCCGCGCTGATCGCCCTCGGCGACCAGCCGCGGCTGCCCGACGCTGTCGTGCCGGCACTCCTCGCCGCGTTCGCGCGCTCGGGCCGGCCGATCGTCGCGCCGGTCTATCGCGGGACGCAGGGCACGCCGGTCCTCTTCGCGTCGGAGGTCTTCGCGGAGCTCAGGGCGCTCACCGGCGACGCGGGGGCCCGCGCCGTCGTGAACGCGCAGCCCGAGCGCGTCGAGCGCGTGTCCTTCGATCTCGCGATGCCGCCCGACGTGGACACGCCCGAGGACTTCACGAGGCTTCATGTACAATGACAGACCATGCGTGACGAGATCCGGAAGATCCAGGAGATGATGGAGGCGGCGGACTACGTCACCGACGCGCCCGTGGCGACGTCCGTGCATCTCGCCATGCGCCTCCTGAAGCCGCTCCTCATCGAGGGCCCGGCGGGCGTGGGCAAGACCGAGGTCGCGAAGGTGATGGCGCGGATGCTCGGCACGAACCTGATCCGCCTGCAGTGCTACGAGGGGCTCGACGTCTCGACCGCGCTCTACGAGTGGAACTACCAGAAGCAGCTCCTGCACATCAAGCTCGAGGAGACCGGGCACAACAACCGGCCGATCGGCGAGAAGGAGCACGAGATCTTCTCCGAGCCGTTCCTGCTGCGGCGTCCGCTCCTTCTGGCCATCAGTCAGGAGTCGCAGGCGCCGGTGCTCCTGGTCGACGAGTGCGACCGTAGTGATGAAGAGTTCGAGGCGTTCATGCTCGA
Protein-coding regions in this window:
- the larC gene encoding nickel pincer cofactor biosynthesis protein LarC; the encoded protein is MKIVYFDCPSGAAGDMIMAALVDAGAPLDALRAELAKLRLEGWRLVAREVTKGAFRATKVDVEVDRRAHHEHRSLADILRILDASALAPAIREKAARIFTRLADAEARAHGTTREAVHFHDVGAVDAIVDVTGGVVALHLLGAEAVHVSALPLGGGLADGPHGKIPVPGPGTAELLRGFPVVDTGVRAELVTPTGAAILTTLAASAGRMPAMTVLAVGYGAGTMDLPGTPNVLRCFVGETAEAGGDETVLQVETTIDDMSPQLYEPLVERLFEAGALDVFLTPVVMKRGRPGVVVTALAPHDRLDAVSRALFEESPTIGVRWSEWRRTRLEREMVTLPTAYGAIPFKVSRLGGRVVTVTPEFVEVLRIAREKSLPVREVLDQARADGRRLFQP
- a CDS encoding Rid family detoxifying hydrolase encodes the protein MRKQVVHTDKVPPARVPLSQAIKVGDWVFASGQLGNDPRTGRLAAGGIGPETRQVCENLKAVLEAAGSSLDRVVKVTIYMADLGELMAMNEVFGRYFSEDPPARTTFQCTGLIAGARVEIEAIATV
- a CDS encoding (2Fe-2S)-binding protein, with the translated sequence MTINGQKQSHEVEPRLLLVHYIREVVGLTGTHVGCDTSQCGACVINLNGQAVKSCTVFTVQADGAKITTIEGMAKNGELHPIQQGFWEKHGLQCGFCTPGMIMTAAEILERYPRPTEEQIRHQLEGNLCRCTGYHNIVKAIQWAAEHMPAKK
- a CDS encoding xanthine dehydrogenase family protein molybdopterin-binding subunit, producing MATVTDGRLFGKSIKRREDPRFITGRGTYVDDVKLPGMTYAAFVRSPHAHAKIKAIDSARATKVPGVLAVYTGQDVRVGGLPCGWMLPGIKVPTRPALAQGKTRYVGEPVAIVIGETAYAAKDGAEAVKVTYEALPGVSDGKKAHQKGAPQLFDEIPSNECFYWTIGDKAATEAAFKSAATVVSQPLLNQRLIPNAMEPRACLASYSTATDELTLWVTSQNPHVHRLLMAAFVLTIPETKMRVIAPDVGGGFGSKIFVYNEEVVVSWAARALKRPLKWTAERRESFLNDAHGRDHVTEAEMAFDRDGKVTGLRVKTHANLGAYLSTFAPLIPSFLYGPLLSGVYKIPAIFCEVWGMLTNTAPVDAYRGAGRPEATYLLERLMDRAARQLKLDPVELRRKNFIPAFTDGTPYQTPVAFAYDSGNYEPALRRALELVGYEQTRKEQAAGRRSGKYIGIGVSTYIEACGPAPSAVAGSLGAGAGLWESGQVRVDPTGTVTVFTGSHSHGQGHETTFAQIVADELGIPMEQVEVVHGDTGRIPFGMGTYGSRSACVGGSAIVKCLDKIKEKGRKIAAHLLEAGEQDLVFQGGAWSVKGSPDKKKAWGEVALMAYLAHNIPQGMEPGLEATSFYDPVNFTFPFGTHIAVVEVDPETGAVKILKYVAVDDVGRVINPMIVDGMVHGGIAQGIGQALWEHGVYADDGQLVTATMMDYAMPKADALPSYVTDRTVTPSPINPLGVKGAGETGTIASTPAIANAVMDAIEPFGVRHLDMPLTPGKIWKAVAAAKKK
- a CDS encoding xanthine dehydrogenase family protein subunit M; its protein translation is MYPATFQYHSPKNVKEALGLLGKHKDEAKVLAGGHSLIPMMKLRLAQPKHLVDLRRVPGLSGIKADGKALAIGAMTTHWAIESSSTVKSKLPVLAEVAALIGDPAVRNKGTIGGSLAHADPAADWPAAILALGAEMVCEGPKGKRKVAADQWFLGLMATALKDRELLVQVRVPLLAPGSGAAYLKFPHPASRFAVVGVCAAVTLDKQGVCTKASVAVTGAGTKAVRAKGVEAGLVGKKLDAAAIEAAAQKAAEGVDVQADLQGSVEYKAHLCRVFAKRALTEAVKRARG
- a CDS encoding vanadium-dependent haloperoxidase, whose amino-acid sequence is MKTLLSVLTITLSIVPAVAAGDVVTEWNEITLATAAAARISGTGASRITATVHAAVFDAANSVEGRYASYKIKVAAAPGASAEAAAVAAAYTVLTRLIPDQKPGLDAAYARSLGRIAGGAGKDQGLAIGQKVATELVALRANDGASAPNVYRPITVPSVYTMTTLPIATHWGGVTPWVLQRGSQFRPGPPPALTSAEWARDVNEVKDLGGRTSQLRTAEQTDIARFWVVVGPASWDPVVRQLAAAPGRSLLENARLFALAEMAAADAYIAVFDAKYAFNLWRPITAIRNGDAHGNAAVTRIPDWEPLVDTPLHPEYPCAHCITSAAIAAVLEAEFGAGPAREITMTSPTAPGVVRRWTTFNAYTDEVSEARIYGGIHYRTSATVGQAMGRLIGAFAAQQYLKPAR
- a CDS encoding nucleotidyltransferase family protein, with product MIAAVVLAAGLARRMGRQKLLLQLQGKPVVRWAVERVAPHAGEVVVVTGQDDVAIREALAGLAVRFAVNPTPQAGQGSSIAVGVAALPPWTRAALIALGDQPRLPDAVVPALLAAFARSGRPIVAPVYRGTQGTPVLFASEVFAELRALTGDAGARAVVNAQPERVERVSFDLAMPPDVDTPEDFTRLHVQ